From Passer domesticus isolate bPasDom1 chromosome 20, bPasDom1.hap1, whole genome shotgun sequence, one genomic window encodes:
- the ST6GALNAC1 gene encoding alpha-N-acetylgalactosaminide alpha-2,6-sialyltransferase 1 → MRCPRIRLPKIAKVLLCLIAVTQFCLFFGNSRSLFDLAKTKIFRKLNIFQHAPETEQVDPQQQQGLNYSDNGNSSSILKVTSGGHIITLKDVVEKTPRWTGKEEQMEKVKPVMSVKEAKENVAVKPPPQLEGIKKTTVKTTPMVQGNKGKTTVRPAPWVEEAKEKTTVKPLPREKGGKEKTTVKPSSGVKGAHENNTTTDQAKPKAPPASMKTVRPAPQAAAVTQKRKLSSANFTSEPKWDFEDQYLLDNSSPPSTCSESVRARAAKSAWLRDLFLPNITLFMDQRYFSDSEWNRLEHFIPPYGFMDLNYSLVKEVISLLPPKPHQQLLLASHDSSMPTCISCAVVGNGGILNNSGMGQEIDSHDYVFRVSGAVIKGYEKDVGTKTSFYGFTAFSLVSSLQILGHRGFSRIPWDEHVRYIHFLEGARDYEWLKALLLNKHIRKGFLNLGGQKPRQKFDEAFTMDKYLVVHPDFLRYMKNRFLKSKNLEKHYWRLYRPTTGAFLLLTALHLCDRVSAYGYITEGHEKYSDHYYDKDWKKLIFYINHDFNLEKQVWKRLHDENIMKLYLRT, encoded by the exons ATGCGCTGCCCCAGGATAAGGCTCCCCAAAATTGCCAAAGTCCTGCTTTGCCTCATTGCTGTAACACAGTTCTGCCTCTTCTTTGGTAATTCTAGATCTTTGTTTGACTTGGCGAAGACGAAGATTTTCAG GAAACTGAACATTTTCCAACATGCCCCAGAGACAGAACAAGTGGACCCCCAACAGCAACAGGGTTTAAACTATTCTGATAATGGGAActccagcagcattttaaaGGTGACTTCAGGAGGACACATCATAACACTCAAAGATGTGGTGGAGAAGACACCAAGATGGACAGGAAAGGAGGAGCAGATGGAAAAAGTGAAACCGGTTATGAGCGTTAAGGAAGCAAAGGAGAATGTGGCTGTGAAACCACCACCCCAGCTGGAGGGAATCAAGAAGACAACAGTGAAAACAACCCCTATGGTGCAGGGAAACAAGGGGAAGACAACAGTGAGGCCAGCTCCATGGGTGGAAGAAGCCAAGGAAAAGACAACAGTGAAACCACTTCCCAGGGAGAAGGGAGGCAAGGAGAAGACAACAGTGAAACCATCCTCAGGGGTGAAGGGAGCACATGAGAACAACACAACCACAGACCAAGCAAAACCCAAAGCACCTCCTGCATCAATGAAAACTGTAAGACCTGctcctcaggctgctgctgtgacacagaagAGGAAACTGAGCTCTGCTAACTTCACATCCGAGCCAAAGTGGGACTTTGAGGATCAGTACCTGCTGGATAACTCATCCCCACCCTCG ACCTGCTCTGAATCAGTgagggccagggctgccaagTCTGCCTGGCTGCGGGATCTTTTCCTGCCCAACATCACACTCTTCATGGACCAGAGATACTTCAGTGACAGTGAATGGAACCGCCTGGAGCATTTTATACCCCCCTATGGCTTCATGGACCTGAATTATTCAC TGGTAAAGGAGGTCATATCCctgctgcccccaaagccccaccagcagctgctcctggccagccATGACAGCAGCATGCCCACGTGCATCAGCTGTGCTGTTGTGGGGAATGGAGGAATACTGAATAACTCTGGGATGGGCCAGGAGATTGACTCCCATGACTATGTCTTCAG GGTCAGCGGGGCTGTAATCAAGGGTTATGAAAAAGATGTGGGAACAAAAACCTCCTTTTATGGATTCACGGCCTTCTCCCTGGTTTCCTCTCTTCAGATCTTGGGACACAGAGGGTTCAGCAGGATCCCGTGGGATGAA CATGTCAGATACATTCACTTCCTGGAGGGAGCAAGAGACTATGAGTGGCTGAAGGCTCTTCTGCTGAACAAGCACATCAGGAAAGGATTCTTGAACCTCGGCGG GCAGAAGCCCCGGCAGAAATTCGATGAAGCTTTCACAATGGACAAATACCTGGTGGTTCACCCTGATTTCCTCAGATACATGAAAAACAG gtTTTTAAAGTCCAAAAATTTGGAAAAGCACTACTGGAGGCTGTACAGACCCACAACAGGGGCCTTCCTGCTGCTGACTGCCCTCCACCTCTGTGACCGG GTCAGTGCCTATGGCTACATCACGGAGGGGCACGAGAAGTACTCGGATCACTACTATGACAAGGACTGGAAAAAGCTGATTTTCTACATTAACCATGACTTCAACCTGGAGAAACAGGTGTGGAAAAGGCTTCATGATGAGAATATCATGAAACTTTACCTGAGAACCTGA